GTTGCAGTCGAGGAGGATTCCTAGGGAACGTGACGCGATTTGAGTCGATTTTCGATGCGGAAGCTTACCGTCGACATTTCCATCAATTCGAGACGGACAATAGGTCTTGGAGGCCAAAATGCACGGTCGAAAGAGCTGTCGCACCTCTTCCATTACTGCGTACGTCCAAAGTTGCAGAGGAAGTGTATCGAAGAGAAACAGGAACAGGAAGAAGCACGCGCGCTTTGTGAAAGTCCCGACAGTGGCTTCGAACGCGCATCCGATTCCGCAACAGTCTCGGActttttctcgacgattcCACATATGGACGACGCTACGTATATCGACCTGGAGCAAGCTCTAGGCGATACGCCTGCATTCAGGTCACCCCACCCCTCCCCTCGCTTTAGAAAACGCCGAATCTCGTTTCAGATCGCAGCTAGCCGCCAGCGAACACAGCGTACAACGTGTCGAGCATCTCATCGAAAAGGTGAAacctcgacgacgtggaatCGATGCAGGAGAACACGTATTCGGCTCTATTTAGGTAATTTGGAATTCCCAAGGCGTTCTCACAGGAGCCAAAGAGTTTACAGTGGCAATGAGgtaagaagaaattcaaggAAGCGCACTTAAAGTATATGCGCTTCTCTAGTGTCTTAGTCAAATCGTTTCAAGGCCTCGAAGACTATTTTTCGCGAGATAATTTTGTTTCGGTAAATGGAgagatttttttttgatttggttcaaataattttttactgTAGACCAGCATTAGACAGTTTGTTGATACAATGCTTGAGTTGCAGTCTTTCTATGGGGTAAAGTCTCGTTGTGgaattttctaaaaattcTAATATTTATTAGATTTTCTTTGATCAAATGAAACGAATACTTGGTGATGGGCTCAAGGATTTTCTTCGAAAGTTTGACAAATTTGACGTACATGAATCTTTACTACTTTTTTGTCTAGGGAACTGAGAAAAGTGAAGGACACGAAGAAAGTTTTTGACAAACTCAACACGGAAGTAGATAGGTTAGCCAATACAAAGTAAAGATATTTATCTTATTAAATTCTATAGTTGCCTCATCAAAAATTCTCACATTTCGAAATCTAAAGTCCAAGAAGCGGACGAGGTTTTCAgctaaatttattaattaattaattaaagaatattaatcttttttctctaggctAGTAGAACCCTATCAGACACTTCAAAAGCATTTAGACAAATCGGATTAGACTATTCTTGCCAGgtaaattgaattattttgaacCAGAATTCATTTTAAATGATTTCTCTCTTGAAGCTCAATGCTTTTCATATTCGAAAGGGTGGAACTATTGTCCAGAATGTAACAAAGTAGACTAGCACTTGTTTCTCACTTAGACACTGTTGCATTCTAGCTGCTATCCTTCATGGAAGCGCAGCTGGATTTTCTACGACACGGTCAGGAACTGACAAAGACTTCCCAGCCCCAAGTGCAAGCCGTATCAGAAAAggtctaaaaaatcaataataaatcaCGATAAATTAGACGCCTCATCGCATAAGGTCggagaaaagaataaaatGCATGTAGTCCAAGAAAAAATGATGGACGAACAGAAACAAGAACTCTCTGTTCTCGCCGCTCAATCCGATTTAACCTTTGTACCTAAATCGGAGAGGTGTGAgcgaatttttaaaaatttcacTATGTAggcgaattttttttagagGAGTCGTGCTTCAGGGTTGCCTATGGAAACGATCAAAGAACGCTTTCAAGACATGGAATAGGAGATTCTTCTCTATCAAAGACAATCAACTTCTTTATCAACACAAATTGAAGGTAACAACAACAACATTAGGAGAATTTGTCTAGGAAATGAGCGTTTCTCTTATCGTAGCCCGAAAAGGGAAGCGTTCTCGCTCGCGATCTTCGCTTGTGTCGACTTAAACGCGCCGACGAACAAGAACGAAGATTCTGTTTCGAAGTTATCGTACCAAACAAGTTAGTCTAGAAGCAGAGGAACCTTTCCCCCGCGCGTACTTGGGACTTTCACGTAGCACTGTTATGGTACAAGCCGATTCTGAGGCACTTCGTTCCGCATGGATAACCGCGGCTGAAGTAAACGTCTTTTTATTCATATTTGATGTTGATGCGATGTCTGATGTCTAGTTGGCGTCGGCTGCCGCTTTGGGGACGTCTCCGGAGGGGGGGAAATTGGGGAGAGTGAGTGTTTGGTGTTAGAGAGGGTTCTTTTGGCTTGatgctttgtttttttttaaggTTTCTAGGGGGGATAGTTCTATGTCTgcgttgtcgtcgaaagaGTAATAATATAttcgttttattttatttgggGGATTATGGGGAGCTGTTTAGACGACTGGCTGCGATTTATTCCataaaaggaaacgaaatctGCGCCGACTGTGGAGCACCTAGTAAGAAAATCAACGACTTTATAAtattgttttatttatttattttttagatcCCACGTGGGCAAGCATCAGTTTGTGCGTCACTCTTTGCATAGAATGCTGCGGAGTGCACAGGTACAAGTATTTGAAGtgggttaattaattaaaatggaCTTTATAGAGGCCTTGGTGTTCACGTCTCCAAAGTTCGTTCGTTGGCTCTCGACCAATGGGAACCGGAGACGTTGGAAGTAACGAGACCTATTTAGCTAGAAACCCCATTCAGAAAATCTTCTTTTTAGCTGATTAAAAGCCTTGGTAACACCGTCGTCAACAGCATTTTCGAAGCCAACATAAAACCAGGCTGGACGAAACCCGGTCCCAATTGCTCATCGTAAGAAAATTGAattcctaattaaaaatcttattttttttctagagaTGAACGGGAGGAATTTATCACAGCTAAATACGTCGCCAAAGCGTTTCTTCCCGCTCCGCCTTCCGGCGAAGAAGACCCCGCATTGCTCAGTCCTCCTTGGATCACTTCAACGCCTCTTTTCGATCTCGAAGACATAGATCTCATTCTCGGTCAATCTCCTCGCGATACATTCGCCGGTTTGACGaccgacgagagcgacgaagcgGAGATGGAGTCCACTTTTCATGCGACGACGCCTTTGGAAGCGACTCCACGTCGACACAGCCGCTCCGTTGGAGATTTGCCGGGATACGGAATCGATGACGATAGCGAGAGAACGGCGGGGGATAAAGAGCGGGTGATGAGTacgccgtcttcgccggGGAGAACGATTCGACGGTGGGCCGTTGTGAAGGGGAAAACGCCGCGGAAAGCGAGATTGaagagcgaaagcgacgtggGGAAAGCGgcgagtgacgacgacgatttgaggCGAAGTAGTCCTCTCGTTCGAAAGAGTACGCGGAGGAAGTCGAAGCGGCATCATGTGGGGCTGTCGCCAGAACGAGACAAAGCGAGATGGAACGAGGTGGGGAGATGTTGAGAGTACTTTAGCGTGTTCTTAGGCTTTTTTAGTGTTTGTATCAAGCGGCTGGTAGTGGAAGTCTTACTGGAATACTGCTAGCAATCGTGAGAGGTGCTTTGAtcctttttctccgtcttAAAGGTTTGATTTTGGGATGTTTTTTCGCTTAGGTGGTAGCACGAAGTTCGTGAACGATATGGATTCAATGCAGACGTCTTTGCATCAAGCAGTTTTTCATGTACAAACTGACGTGTTTTGAGAATAGACTTATTGGTTTTTCTTATAGGGTCACAGGGTCGTTTGCgagtttcttcttcagaatGGAGCCAAAGTGAATCTGCGAGATGCCAAGGGCAGGTCTCCTCTACATCTCGCCGTGCTTAATTCCGATACGAGGTACAATTGGCTCAAGCCAGACAATTTTTCTTACGTTtagttattttttttcagcatTGCCTGTTTGCTGTTGAAACGAGGCGCTGATCAGGAcattgaagacgacgaaggaatggtaggaaatggaaaagaaagaaatgggATAAGCTACatagtttttttttattagactCCTTTGAAAATTGCTCTATCGACTACTCAAGCTGATATCGTCACAATGTGAGTTTCTCTACGGATTTTTAATAGCTTGCTAGTTTTCTTTGATAGTTTGCGTCTTGCCAAACTGGATCCTGAAAATTTAGGtttgaaaaatgaaattttacCTATTCTTTAGACGATATTTTGGCTCAGATCAATCATACAGTGATATGCTGAGTGACATATCGCACATTGCTTCCAGCAATCCGGAACGATTCAAAAGAATTTCGACTGAAGTTTAGAGACCAATGAGACATCATTTTGCAaggaaaaataaataaaagtgCAATTTACGGTATATCCTGCGTAGACTCGCGTAATTTTCTGCGCGTCTATGAATTGTAGCGTAGCTCGACTTTGCCGCTATTTTACTCGTTTTTCTATGGCGCTGAGCAATACAAAGGATAGTTCAGCTTACGCTGTACTCAGAAAGAAGTACGATACGGGCCCGTTTACGGTCGATTCGCTCGTATCGCGAACTGATCCTCTCGCTCAGTTCGATGCATGGTACAAAGATGCATCGGCTATTTCTATGGAGGTGGACGTCAACTCAATAAACTTTGCGTTTGCAACAAAGTATATGTAGCGCGAATAGAGATTAGTTTACTAATTATTGATTGTTGTAGAGATGGTCGACCTTCTgttagacgattttttatgACTAACTATGGAAAGGAGggattttcttttgaatgccCAGAAAAGAGCAACTTGGTAGGAtattttaaatatttaattaattaattaatattaaaaGGGAGGTGATAATGAGCCATTTGGAGCTGCCTGCCTTTACTGGCCCAATCTTCATCGTCAGGTGTTTATACCTAAAAGTTAATCtaattgaataattaattaaatctctTAAGATTCGAATTGAGGGAGTTATTAAAAAGTTCGGGCCAGACGGATCTTTGCTCCTCGTGCCGGACAACTTCGAATTTTGGCAAGGTCATTCAAATCGAATACACGATCGACTCAGATTCGAACGCATTGACGAACAGTGGAAAGTAGATCGATTGTCCCCATAAATAATAAGATTACGATTGCGCAGTGCACATTCTTTCGATCCGCCGCATCATCTCGCTCTTTACTTGATTTCCCTTCAAAAATGAGCCTCCAGGAGATCGAATCGGAATCGTACGACTACGAACAGACTCTCGTACGTCCGAACGACACGAAAAAACAACGCGTTGACGTCGGTTTACGTTGTTTAGATGTACGGAAAGTACACGGTCGAACTCCAAGAGTTCGCTCGCAGCCACGCGTCGAGAATTCGCGAGGAGGAGGCgcagcgtcgcgacgagcaGCGAAACTTGCGCTACAGCGCGCGTACGAAGCGAAAATCTCGAAAAGACTCTTGgggtcgattttttctttaggagcGAAGGCGTGGCGTTCGTGCAAACAATTCGTCGTACGTCATATCGGCGAAGATTGGCTCTTTTTGCTCGTGCTCGGTCTTCTCATGGCGTTTCTCAGCTTCGTTCtcgattatttaattgagaaATGCCAGCAAGGTATTCCATGTCTCGaatatattttaatttaattttttttcgttgttttAGCGCACGTGTGGCTCTATGGGAACCTCACCGAAATTGCTATACTTCAATATGTTATTTGGATTGCTTTTCCTATTGttttgatttcgttttccgTTGGATACACGCACTTGGTTTCGCCCAATGCGATTGGTTCGTTTGGACATGAGAAATCAGTCGATTAATAGTATTTATCTATGTAGGGTCTGGTATACCGGAAATGAAGACAGTCTTGAGGGGAATTTCTTTATCGGAATACCTATCAATACGAACGTTTTTGGCCAAAActgtataaataaaaagatacTTTATCAGGGGAAAAAAGTAgatctcgtttttttttagattggacTCATATCGTCACTTGGATCTGGAATCCCCCTGGGAAAAGAAGTAGCaacatttttaaaaatatatatttatattgaattgatttttctcaggGTCCCTTTGTGCACATTGCTAGCATCGTTGGAAATGGCATGACGAAATTCATAACGCACTTTAATAACGCATTTGCAGTAAGACATCTTTTGTCCTTGTTTACTTTTATTCTATCTGCTTCTAGAATGAAGCGTATAGCAATGAATTGCTTGCTGCTGCTTGTGCTGTGGGCGTGGCGTGCAATTTTGCTGCTCCAATAGGAGGCACGCAAACGCATCTACTTTTTGATTTTGTctcaatatttattatttaattttttaggcgTGTTATTTAGTATTGAAGTAACGGCGACGTATTTTGCCGTTCGGAATTATTGGCGGGGTTTTTTCGCCGCTGTTTGCGGGGCTTTTATGTTTCGGCTTATGGCCATCTTTGTCTCAAATGAACGTAGGGATTCCTCTACTCTAAAGTATCCAATGTCTGTGATTTAATTTCTTAGAAACTATCACGTCACTTTTCACTACAAACTTCGTCGAAGAATTTCCTTTCGATCCATACGAAATGATAGCGTTTGCATTCATAGGGTAAAATTTAATGAGTATGGATTATTCACTAAtctgttattgatttttcttagaGTGACTTGTGGCTTTGGTGGGGCTCTCTTTGTTTTCGTTCATCGATCCATAGTCGACTTGAGACGCAAGTACAGACACAAGACCCAATTTCTTGAACGAAAGTAAGCGACAAATATTTATAATCGATCTCAAATAATTTCTATATTAATACCCAGTCGATTTATTTATCCTCTTGTGGTCGTTCTCATTCTCTCCACTCTCACGTTTCCCAAGGGATTCGGAATGTTCATGGCGGGAAAAGTAGCGACTCTCCtgaatcaatcaattaattaattaattaattattttttcagttAACCCAGAAGGAGGCAATAGATCAATTATTTTCTAATTTCACGTGGGGCTCGCTGTCCGACGATAGCGGCGACAAAACTCAAACCGACATCCTAGACACGTGGAATAATCCAAACATATTCGTCAGCCTCCTTCTCTACACACTTTAccacgtgagaaaaaaatatatatattatccttattgatttttatatttaatctttattgattttagttCTTTGCTACTGCAATTGCCGTCGCACTTCCCGTTCCGGCCGGCGTCTTTTTCCCCGTCTTCGTCACGGGCGCCGCGTTCGGACGATTGGTCGGCGAAACGATGGCCGCTTGGTTTCCGCACGGCATCAAGGAATCGCACGACATTATTCACGTGATTGTTCCGGGTGGGTACGCCGTCGTcggggcggcggcgatgtcCGGGAGTGTGACGCatacgatttcgacgtcggtTATTGTTTTTGAATTGACGGGGCAGATAACTCATATATTGCCTGTGATGATTGCCGTGCTCATTGCTAATGGAATCGCGCAGAAACTCCAGCCCTCGTTCTATGACAGTATCATTCAGATAAAGAAGTTACCCTATTTACCTGATTTGACACGTGGAAGGTAAGACTCATATATTATATAGGGCTAGTTGATTATTTTAATGTATTTTgttatttatcttttttctaAGGCCTTATAAAGTGATGGTGAATGACATTATGAAGCGTAATCTCTTCTTTATTTCGTATCGATCTACGTACGGAGATTTGAGAAAATTGCTTCACAGTTCCAATCATCAGTCGTTtcctctcgtcgacgctccAGGTTTcgtctttcatttttttgggGGGTTTTTATtggaattttctttttagattcTATGGTTTTGTTGGGGTCGATTCAACGCCGATATCTCATGAAACGGCTTATGGATGAAAAGGGAACGTGGGACGAGAGCGCAGTTGCTTCAGGAGCCGCTACACCCAGCGCAGCCGAAGTCATCGAAGAAACCGACAATCCAACGAGGTACCTCggagaaaattcttctaTTTTGACGTGTTATTCGCTCGCCAATAGACCGGCGACGTTGAGAGTGGAATCGGATGAATCTCAGCAGAATGCTGATGAGGTATTGCACATATTAAATATCAATATATGCGCGTTTTTATTTCTCCGCAGACCGTTTCACCTCAACCCCAATCGCCAtcgcgaaagacgtcgacatTAAAACGCCTACGGCTACAAGGTAAAGAtactaaaataaataaattaggagacaattttatattttagTTGCTTCGATTTTCACGTCATCACCAAGAAATGAACTTGACGTAATAAGCATCATATATCGATCTTCATCTCaatattgttttttttttaaggATTCCCTTGGAAGGATAAAGTCTCCAGATGAGCAATTAGAAGAAGTAGTTTACTTGTgcacgttaattaattattgatccAATGATAATCTCCATAGGATGGTTGGTCCAGCGATTTTCTGCACGAGCAGATTGACTTCAGCAATTGCCAAATTGATCCAGCACCTTTTCAACTCGTAGAGCGCACTTCTTTACATAAGGTAGTAGTGAAATTTTAGGAAGTCCGATTTCCCATGCTAATTTATATTAGGCACATAGTCTCTTTGCTCTTCTTGGTCTTTCTCATTcctatgtgacgtcaatagGTCGTCTCGTGGGAGTAGTGACTCTAAAAGACGTAAAATCTTAATGATTAATTTAACATTAGTACAAATAGTAAGTGTGTATAGATTTCGAAAGCAATCGAAGGTGCTCACaagacggagaagaagaagaaaaagaagaatgcCATCCGAATCACAGTCAATGATCAAGAGGACACAACAACGGCTTCAGAAGCAACGGGAATGGAACTGAGCCTTCTCAATCGCAACACATAATACTGCTAGTTACTATATAAATTTCTTCATATTTTCTTCCTGAAGGCCAATATTTAGGCCTCAGAATCTGAAATTATTGCGTCTTCATATCCGGGGGGGTTCAAAGAGGCGTGCTCCATGGATAAACTCGTCGATGGTTGGTTCTCCGAGAGCGATTGTCTTTGGCAAGGCCAGAAAATGTCCTATCAAGTCGATCGGGTCTTGTATCGAGATCGATCCGCCTTCCAGGACGTCCTCGTTTTTCACCAGTAAAGAATAGAGTCTATTCGTCATCGTATGAGGCATTTCTTTTCAGTTTGCGCTATGGTAACGTCTTAGCTTTGGACGATATTGTCCAATGCACAGAAATGGACGAGTTCGCCTATCAGGAGATGATGGTTCACGTGCCTCTTTTGTGCTACGATCCAAGCTCTTCTGGACTACAGGTACTCATTGACTACGTACTTCTCGCTCTGACTGCTCGTTTTTTTAAAGGTTCTCGTAATTGGTGGTGGTGATGGGGGCGTTGTAAGGGAAATTGTGAAGCACGGTCACGTGGCTCAGTGCACACTCTGTGAAATTGATTCCGTAGTTTTTAATTCAGATTTAGATTAGACGggttttgattttgattttgagcaGACGGTCATTGATGTTAGCAAGAGGTTTTTCCCGCTCATGGCCGTTGGTTTGAAAAGTGAAAAGCTCACTATTCACATTGGCGACGGATTTGACTTCTTGAAAAGTCACATCGaacaatttgacgtcatcataacAGATTGTTCAGACGAAAAAGGCAAGAACCTacccttaattaatagaataataatcaattaataattaaggACCTGGAGAATTTCTATTTAATGAACCCTACTTTGAATTGGTGAAAAATTCTCTCAAGCCCAATGGAATTCACGTCACTCACGGTAGCACTAGTCAGAGTGGTCACAAAGTGGCTCAATACAATTCTTTATTAGACAATGGTCCTATGCTAGAGATGTCAGAAAGTTTTCCCCGACTTAGATTCtctcaaaacgtttttcccTCGTCCCAATACTACTATATCAGTTCTCCCTCTTATCCTTCAGGAGAACTTGGCTTTGTTATTTCAGGCAAGAGTCCTGTAAGCAAGTTTTTCGttcatttcttttgtttcctCACAATGTCATTATAGAATATGAAATTTGATTTTCCGCTGAAGGAGCTGAGTGATAACGAAGTGCGTTCCATGAAATTGCGCTATTATAACTCGCAAGTCCACAAGGCCGCTTTCGTTCTGCCTCAATTCACAAAAGAACGCTTACCAACGAATAAATTataatatt
This is a stretch of genomic DNA from Oscarella lobularis chromosome 16, ooOscLobu1.1, whole genome shotgun sequence. It encodes these proteins:
- the LOC136196560 gene encoding arf-GAP with coiled-coil, ANK repeat and PH domain-containing protein 2-like isoform X1, which encodes MRKLTVDISINSRRTIGLGGQNARSKELSHLFHYCVRPKLQRKCIEEKQEQEEARALCESPDSGFERASDSATVSDFFSTIPHMDDATYIDLEQALGDTPAFRSQLAASEHSVQRVEHLIEKVIWNSQGVLTGAKEFTVAMSVLVKSFQGLEDYFSRDNFVSTSIRQFVDTMLELQSFYGIFFDQMKRILGDGLKDFLRKELRKVKDTKKVFDKLNTEVDSCLIKNSHISKSKVQEADEASRTLSDTSKAFRQIGLDYSCQLNAFHIRKGGTIVQNLLSFMEAQLDFLRHGQELTKTSQPQVQAVSEKVGEKNKMHVVQEKMMDEQKQELSVLAAQSDLTFVPKSERGVVLQGCLWKRSKNAFKTWNRRFFSIKDNQLLYQHKLKPEKGSVLARDLRLCRLKRADEQERRFCFEVIVPNNTVMVQADSEALRSAWITAAELASAAALGTSPEGGKLGRVSRGDSSMSALSSKERLAAIYSIKGNEICADCGAPNPTWASISLCVTLCIECCGVHRGLGVHVSKVRSLALDQWEPETLELIKSLGNTVVNSIFEANIKPGWTKPGPNCSSDEREEFITAKYVAKAFLPAPPSGEEDPALLSPPWITSTPLFDLEDIDLILGQSPRDTFAGLTTDESDEAEMESTFHATTPLEATPRRHSRSVGDLPGYGIDDDSERTAGDKERVMSTPSSPGRTIRRWAVVKGKTPRKARLKSESDVGKAASDDDDLRRSSPLVRKSTRRKSKRHHVGLSPERDKARWNECLYQAAGSGSLTGILLAIVRGGSTKFVNDMDSMQTSLHQAVFHGHRVVCEFLLQNGAKVNLRDAKGRSPLHLAVLNSDTSIACLLLKRGADQDIEDDEGMTPLKIALSTTQADIVTILRLAKLDPENLDQSYSDMLSDISHIASSNPERFKRISTEV
- the LOC136196560 gene encoding chloride channel protein 2-like isoform X2, whose amino-acid sequence is MSLQEIESESYDYEQTLMYGKYTVELQEFARSHASRIREEEAQRRDEQRNLRYSARAKAWRSCKQFVVRHIGEDWLFLLVLGLLMAFLSFVLDYLIEKCQQAHVWLYGNLTEIAILQYVIWIAFPIVLISFSVGYTHLVSPNAIGSGIPEMKTVLRGISLSEYLSIRTFLAKTIGLISSLGSGIPLGKEGPFVHIASIVGNGMTKFITHFNNAFANEAYSNELLAAACAVGVACNFAAPIGGVLFSIEVTATYFAVRNYWRGFFAAVCGAFMFRLMAIFVSNEQTITSLFTTNFVEEFPFDPYEMIAFAFIGVTCGFGGALFVFVHRSIVDLRRKYRHKTQFLERNRFIYPLVVVLILSTLTFPKGFGMFMAGKLTQKEAIDQLFSNFTWGSLSDDSGDKTQTDILDTWNNPNIFVSLLLYTLYHFFATAIAVALPVPAGVFFPVFVTGAAFGRLVGETMAAWFPHGIKESHDIIHVIVPGGYAVVGAAAMSGSVTHTISTSVIVFELTGQITHILPVMIAVLIANGIAQKLQPSFYDSIIQIKKLPYLPDLTRGRPYKVMVNDIMKRNLFFISYRSTYGDLRKLLHSSNHQSFPLVDAPDSMVLLGSIQRRYLMKRLMDEKGTWDESAVASGAATPSAAEVIEETDNPTRPATLRVESDESQQNADETVSPQPQSPSRKTSTLKRLRLQVASIFTSSPRNELDDSLGRIKSPDEQLEEDGWSSDFLHEQIDFSNCQIDPAPFQLVERTSLHKAHSLFALLGLSHSYVTSIGRLVGVVTLKDISKAIEGAHKTEKKKKKKNAIRITVNDQEDTTTASEATGMELSLLNRNT
- the LOC136196595 gene encoding spermidine synthase-like → MDKLVDGWFSESDCLWQGQKMSYQVDRVLYRDRSAFQDVLVFHHLRYGNVLALDDIVQCTEMDEFAYQEMMVHVPLLCYDPSSSGLQVLVIGGGDGGVVREIVKHGHVAQCTLCEIDSTVIDVSKRFFPLMAVGLKSEKLTIHIGDGFDFLKSHIEQFDVIITDCSDEKGPGEFLFNEPYFELVKNSLKPNGIHVTHDNGPMLEMSESFPRLRFSQNVFPSSQYYYISSPSYPSGELGFVISGKSPNMKFDFPLKELSDNEVRSMKLRYYNSQVHKAAFVLPQFTKERLPTNKL